One genomic window of Paenibacillus xylanilyticus includes the following:
- the dusB gene encoding tRNA dihydrouridine synthase DusB, producing MLKIGGIEMKNQVVLAPMAGVCNPAFRLIAKEFGTGLVCAEMVSGKAIVHGNKRTREMLFVDEREKPLSLQIFGGDREALVEAAKIVDKETNADIIDINMGCPVPKVTNCDAGARWLLDPNKIYDMVSAVVDAVEKPVTVKMRIGWDNEHIFVVENALAVERAGGQAVSVHGRTREQLYTGTADWSHIKNVKEAVSIPVIGNGDVSSPEDARRMLDETGCDGVMIGRAALGNPWMLYRTIQYLSSGELLPDPGAEEKIRVAILHMDRLIALKNEAVAVKEMRKHLAWYLKGLKGSARIKDVIMEGTKRDQMVQILENFVGQIQNEEHVDAESAVAENAS from the coding sequence ATGCTGAAAATCGGTGGCATTGAAATGAAAAATCAGGTCGTACTTGCGCCGATGGCTGGCGTGTGTAATCCGGCTTTTCGCCTGATTGCAAAAGAATTCGGCACAGGGCTTGTCTGTGCGGAAATGGTAAGTGGCAAAGCCATCGTGCATGGCAACAAGCGTACACGTGAGATGCTGTTTGTAGATGAGCGGGAGAAACCGCTGAGCCTGCAGATTTTTGGTGGAGACCGTGAAGCGCTAGTAGAAGCAGCCAAGATTGTAGACAAAGAAACCAACGCGGATATTATCGACATCAACATGGGATGCCCTGTGCCAAAAGTAACGAACTGTGATGCAGGAGCACGCTGGTTGCTTGATCCAAACAAAATCTATGATATGGTATCCGCTGTAGTGGACGCAGTCGAGAAGCCTGTGACCGTCAAGATGCGTATCGGCTGGGATAACGAGCACATTTTCGTCGTTGAAAATGCACTCGCGGTAGAACGCGCTGGAGGTCAGGCGGTAAGTGTACATGGCCGTACACGTGAGCAGCTATATACAGGTACAGCTGACTGGTCCCATATCAAAAATGTAAAAGAAGCAGTCTCCATCCCGGTGATCGGGAACGGAGATGTGTCTTCACCAGAAGATGCGCGTCGCATGCTGGACGAAACGGGCTGTGATGGAGTCATGATCGGCCGAGCTGCACTGGGTAATCCATGGATGCTGTATCGTACTATTCAATACCTGAGTTCCGGGGAATTGCTTCCTGATCCGGGTGCAGAAGAGAAAATCCGCGTTGCCATTCTCCATATGGACCGTCTGATTGCTTTGAAGAATGAGGCTGTAGCGGTCAAGGAGATGCGTAAACATCTGGCTTGGTACCTAAAAGGATTGAAAGGCTCTGCACGCATCAAGGACGTTATTATGGAAGGAACCAAACGTGATCAGATGGTACAGATTCTGGAGAACTTTGTAGGCCAGATTCAAAATGAAGAGCACGTTGATGCGGAATCAGCGGTAGCCGAAAATGCATCCTGA
- the greA gene encoding transcription elongation factor GreA encodes MSDKEVILTQEGLKKLEEELETLKSVKRREVAERIKVAIGYGDISENSEYEDAKNEQAFIEGRIITLEKMLRNARIINSDEIDTDAVSVGATVTVEDLEFGDITEYTIVGTAESNPLQNKISNESPVGKAILGKKKGTVVDVSVPAGVIQYKIVDIKKQ; translated from the coding sequence ATGAGCGATAAGGAAGTTATCCTTACACAAGAGGGACTCAAGAAGCTGGAAGAAGAACTGGAAACACTGAAATCGGTTAAGCGCCGCGAAGTGGCTGAACGGATCAAAGTAGCCATCGGGTATGGCGATATCAGTGAGAACTCCGAATACGAAGACGCGAAGAATGAACAGGCCTTTATTGAAGGTCGTATCATCACTCTGGAGAAAATGCTTCGGAATGCGCGGATCATCAACAGCGATGAAATTGATACCGATGCGGTAAGCGTAGGTGCAACCGTAACTGTAGAAGATCTGGAATTCGGAGACATTACAGAGTACACCATTGTAGGTACCGCGGAATCCAATCCGCTTCAGAACAAAATATCGAACGAAAGCCCGGTTGGAAAGGCCATTTTGGGTAAGAAAAAAGGCACCGTTGTTGACGTAAGCGTACCAGCTGGCGTAATTCAATATAAAATTGTAGATATTAAGAAGCAATAG
- the lysS gene encoding lysine--tRNA ligase, giving the protein MTDEVLNQETELSELLQIRRDKLDELRKLGIDPFGQKYVRTEEAGSILKKYETLTKEELEEKQIEVSIAGRIMAKRGMGKASFAHIQDLSGRIQIYVRQDTVAEDKFAAFSLLDLGDIVGVSGVVFKTKTGETSVKVKDLEVLSKSLYPLPDKYHGLTDVELRYRQRYVDLIMNPEVQQTFVTRSKIIQSMRRYLDSLGYLEVETPTLHSIAGGAAARPFITHHNALDMELYMRIAIELHLKRLIVGGLEKVYEIGRVYRNEGMSTRHNPEFTMIELYEAYADYKDIMQLTENLVAHIAQEVLGTQVIQYADYQVDLTPQWRRVTMVDAVKEVVGVDFSVQMTDEEAHQLAKEHKVPVEPHMTFGHILNAFFEQFVEETLIQPTFIMGHPVEISPLAKKSDADPRFTDRFELFIVGREHANAFTELNDPIDQRQRFEAQLLEKEHGNDEAHEMDDDFIRALEYGMPPTGGLGIGIDRLIMLLTNSPSIRDVLLFPHMRPRTQE; this is encoded by the coding sequence ATGACGGATGAAGTCTTGAATCAGGAAACCGAACTTAGCGAGCTTTTGCAAATTCGCCGCGACAAATTGGACGAGCTCCGCAAATTGGGAATCGACCCTTTTGGCCAAAAATACGTACGTACCGAAGAAGCCGGTTCTATTCTGAAGAAGTATGAAACACTGACCAAGGAAGAGCTGGAAGAGAAGCAGATCGAAGTCAGTATTGCCGGACGGATTATGGCGAAGCGGGGAATGGGTAAGGCAAGCTTTGCGCATATTCAGGACCTGAGCGGCAGAATCCAGATCTATGTTCGTCAGGATACGGTAGCTGAGGACAAGTTTGCGGCTTTCAGCCTGCTGGACCTTGGCGATATTGTTGGAGTTAGCGGTGTAGTCTTCAAGACCAAAACCGGTGAAACGTCGGTTAAAGTAAAGGATTTGGAAGTGCTGTCCAAGTCGCTGTACCCGCTTCCGGATAAATACCATGGTCTGACTGATGTAGAGCTGCGTTATCGTCAGCGCTATGTGGACCTGATCATGAATCCAGAAGTACAGCAGACCTTTGTTACACGTTCCAAAATCATTCAGTCAATGCGTCGCTACTTGGACTCCCTTGGTTATCTTGAAGTGGAAACTCCTACACTGCATAGCATCGCTGGTGGTGCAGCTGCACGTCCGTTCATTACGCATCATAATGCGCTCGACATGGAGCTGTACATGCGTATTGCGATTGAGCTTCACTTGAAACGTCTGATCGTAGGCGGACTCGAAAAAGTGTACGAAATCGGCCGTGTCTATCGGAATGAGGGGATGTCGACTCGTCACAACCCTGAATTCACGATGATTGAGCTGTATGAGGCTTATGCCGACTACAAAGATATCATGCAATTGACCGAAAATCTGGTTGCTCATATTGCGCAGGAAGTGCTTGGAACACAAGTGATCCAATATGCTGACTACCAAGTAGATCTTACTCCGCAATGGCGCCGTGTAACGATGGTAGATGCAGTTAAGGAAGTCGTTGGTGTGGACTTCTCCGTGCAAATGACAGATGAAGAAGCTCACCAGCTGGCCAAAGAGCATAAGGTTCCAGTTGAGCCGCATATGACTTTTGGGCACATTTTGAATGCATTCTTCGAGCAGTTTGTTGAAGAAACGTTGATTCAGCCAACATTTATTATGGGACACCCGGTTGAGATTTCTCCGCTGGCGAAGAAAAGCGATGCAGATCCGCGTTTCACAGACCGCTTCGAGCTGTTTATCGTTGGACGCGAGCACGCGAATGCCTTCACCGAGTTGAATGATCCGATCGATCAGCGTCAACGCTTTGAAGCACAACTGCTGGAGAAAGAACACGGGAATGATGAAGCACATGAAATGGATGATGACTTCATTCGTGCACTCGAATACGGAATGCCGCCAACAGGCGGATTGGGTATCGGGATCGATCGTCTGATCATGTTGTTGACCAACTCACCGTCCATTCGTGACGTACTGCTCTTCCCACACATGCGTCCACGTACGCAAGAATAA
- a CDS encoding TrkH family potassium uptake protein: MKFRLHFAKFLSPPLILVGGFLLIISIGTILLMLPISNRSGEHLAFIDALFTATSAACVTGLVVVDVGTTFNLLGQIVIMVLMQLGGLGFMTIATLFALVLGKRISLKDRLLLKEAINADSMEGIVRIIRKVLIFSFTIEGVAAVILALRWAAEMPLGQAAYYGIFHSVSLFNNGGFDLFGNSFQHYTGDLLFNLTASVLVISGGLGFVVLNDLFEFHKRRRLSLQSKLVLSVSGALIGIGALVVFIFEFTNGHTLASLTWPEKIYASIFQSVSTRSSGTSSIDITEMRQATQFFFILLMFIGASPGSTGGGIKTTTFLIMIGAVYAMIRGNKDIVFFRSRVPKELLMRALTIIMVSLIIFMIVVMLLLTTEDAPFLPLMFEAASAIGTVGLSVGVTHELTDIGKLIICFTMFVGRIGPLTIAYALRPRKEKKLYRHPEGRIIIG, from the coding sequence ATGAAATTCAGGCTTCACTTTGCCAAATTTCTGTCACCCCCGCTTATTTTGGTTGGCGGTTTCCTGCTGATTATCTCTATTGGTACCATTCTGCTGATGCTGCCTATTTCAAACCGAAGCGGTGAGCATCTGGCGTTCATTGATGCGTTATTTACGGCTACTTCAGCAGCATGTGTGACCGGACTTGTCGTTGTGGATGTAGGAACGACGTTTAATCTGCTTGGACAGATTGTCATCATGGTACTCATGCAGCTTGGCGGACTCGGCTTCATGACCATTGCAACGCTGTTTGCACTTGTCCTGGGTAAACGGATATCCCTCAAGGACAGACTGCTTCTGAAAGAGGCCATTAATGCAGATAGCATGGAAGGTATTGTGCGGATTATCCGTAAGGTTCTGATCTTTTCCTTTACGATTGAAGGTGTGGCTGCTGTCATCCTGGCTTTACGTTGGGCAGCTGAAATGCCTTTGGGACAAGCGGCCTACTATGGAATATTCCACTCGGTATCCTTGTTTAATAACGGTGGATTTGACCTGTTTGGCAACAGCTTTCAGCATTATACCGGGGACCTGTTGTTTAACCTGACTGCCTCTGTGCTAGTCATATCTGGTGGACTCGGCTTTGTGGTTCTGAATGACCTGTTTGAGTTTCATAAACGCCGCCGTTTATCGCTCCAGTCGAAACTGGTACTTTCCGTGTCTGGTGCGCTGATTGGTATTGGAGCCCTTGTAGTGTTTATCTTTGAATTCACTAATGGACATACACTTGCTTCGCTGACCTGGCCTGAGAAGATCTATGCTTCCATCTTCCAGTCTGTTTCTACGAGATCGTCAGGAACAAGCTCCATTGATATAACGGAGATGAGACAGGCGACCCAGTTTTTCTTCATACTGCTTATGTTTATTGGAGCTTCGCCGGGTTCAACCGGTGGCGGAATTAAGACAACGACGTTCCTGATTATGATTGGAGCAGTATATGCCATGATCCGTGGCAATAAGGATATAGTGTTTTTCCGTTCTCGTGTTCCCAAAGAACTGCTCATGAGGGCATTGACCATCATTATGGTCTCGTTAATCATCTTCATGATTGTGGTCATGCTCCTGCTTACAACGGAAGATGCTCCGTTCCTGCCATTGATGTTTGAAGCAGCTTCCGCAATAGGTACGGTGGGTCTGTCCGTAGGGGTGACTCATGAATTAACGGATATAGGAAAACTGATTATCTGTTTTACAATGTTTGTTGGCCGGATTGGACCATTAACCATTGCGTATGCACTTCGTCCACGCAAAGAGAAAAAGTTGTACCGTCATCCGGAAGGCCGGATTATTATCGGATAG
- a CDS encoding TetR/AcrR family transcriptional regulator, translating into MPKIVDHEKQRLLVTEAAWRIIRRDGMEQASVRNIAEEAGISAGSMRHYFSTQSELLLYAMNLVTERVSNRIKQMSFNGSPMENMKHLLLEFMPNTDEKMAEMEVWFAFTAKSKTDPALKALADKVYDEIRQAVATVIMHLVKLNLSRPDLNEELEIERLYALVDGLSIHAVLRPDQMTSEIMENALSLHLAALCRAEM; encoded by the coding sequence ATGCCTAAAATAGTAGATCATGAAAAACAACGACTCCTTGTTACTGAAGCAGCTTGGCGCATTATACGCAGAGATGGCATGGAGCAAGCATCTGTTCGAAATATTGCTGAAGAAGCGGGTATATCTGCCGGTTCAATGCGTCACTATTTCTCAACTCAATCCGAATTACTCCTATATGCTATGAATTTGGTAACCGAAAGGGTATCGAACCGAATTAAGCAGATGTCGTTCAACGGTTCTCCTATGGAGAATATGAAACATCTACTGCTCGAATTCATGCCTAACACGGACGAAAAAATGGCCGAAATGGAGGTGTGGTTTGCTTTTACTGCCAAGTCCAAAACCGATCCGGCTCTCAAAGCACTCGCAGACAAGGTTTATGATGAAATCAGACAAGCTGTAGCTACTGTAATTATGCACCTTGTTAAGCTTAACCTCTCACGACCTGACCTCAATGAAGAACTTGAGATAGAGCGTCTCTATGCCCTGGTGGACGGACTGTCCATTCACGCCGTACTCAGACCCGATCAGATGACCTCTGAAATTATGGAAAATGCTCTTTCTCTACATCTCGCAGCATTGTGTCGTGCAGAAATGTAA
- a CDS encoding 2TM domain-containing protein, translated as MATPIIDLLLLVATVVDLQRGATASMVHGIAAIYIGVSIAFGHQMIAWADRYFLFWFKGGENPRSRKAYGREHANQERHGWFRHLAAYIIGSSFLLIMIWWIGDPARTEAFVNIVRVWGVILVIDFIISFSYTLWPKKVPAKKIE; from the coding sequence ATGGCGACGCCTATCATAGATTTATTGTTATTAGTGGCTACGGTTGTTGATCTGCAAAGAGGCGCTACGGCAAGTATGGTTCATGGTATTGCTGCCATATATATAGGTGTTAGTATTGCTTTTGGTCATCAGATGATTGCATGGGCAGATCGATACTTTCTATTCTGGTTCAAAGGTGGAGAGAATCCACGGAGCAGGAAAGCATACGGAAGGGAACATGCTAATCAGGAACGGCATGGATGGTTTCGACATCTGGCTGCCTACATCATAGGGAGTTCCTTCTTATTGATTATGATCTGGTGGATTGGTGATCCTGCCCGTACTGAAGCTTTCGTGAACATCGTAAGAGTTTGGGGAGTTATATTGGTCATCGACTTCATAATCAGTTTCAGTTATACCCTATGGCCCAAGAAAGTGCCTGCTAAGAAAATCGAATAG
- the guaB gene encoding IMP dehydrogenase, translated as MWEDKFGKEGLTFDDVLLVPRKSETLPKEVDVSVRLSDSVKLNIPLISAGMDTVTEATLAIAIAREGGIGIIHKNMSVEQQAEEVDRVKRSESGVITNPFSLTAEHLVSDAEEVMAKYRISGVPIVEGDQKLVGILTNRDLRFIHDYGIKISEVMTRENLVTAPVGTTLQEAEGILQKHKIEKLPLVDESNTLKGLITIKDIEKAIQFPNAAKDAQGRLLVGAAIGISKDTFERADALVQAGVDLITVDSAHGHHINIIEAVRQLRERFPNLTIIAGNVATGEATRDLIEAGASVVKVGIGPGSICTTRVIAGIGVPQVTAVYDCATVAREYGVPIIADGGIKYSGEITKALAAGAHAVMLGSLFAGTAESPGETEIFQGRSYKVYRGMGSMAAMKQGSKDRYFQDDDKKLVPEGIEGRVAYKGPLSDTIHQLIGGLRSGMGYCGTSNLEQLRNDTGFIRITGAGLRESHPHDVQITKEAPNYSL; from the coding sequence GTGTGGGAAGATAAGTTTGGTAAGGAAGGTTTGACCTTTGATGATGTATTGCTAGTGCCACGGAAATCCGAGACACTGCCTAAAGAAGTGGATGTATCGGTTCGTTTGAGCGATAGTGTAAAACTGAATATCCCTCTGATCAGTGCTGGTATGGATACCGTTACTGAAGCAACTCTGGCCATTGCCATTGCACGTGAGGGCGGTATTGGAATTATCCACAAAAACATGTCTGTTGAACAGCAAGCGGAAGAAGTAGATCGGGTTAAACGTTCGGAAAGCGGCGTTATTACCAATCCGTTCTCACTGACTGCTGAGCACCTGGTGTCGGATGCTGAAGAAGTTATGGCTAAATATCGCATCTCCGGTGTACCGATTGTCGAAGGTGATCAGAAGCTGGTTGGTATTTTGACTAACCGTGACTTGCGTTTCATCCATGACTACGGTATTAAAATCAGTGAAGTCATGACTCGTGAGAATCTGGTTACTGCTCCTGTAGGTACAACCCTGCAAGAAGCAGAAGGAATTCTCCAAAAGCACAAAATTGAGAAACTTCCTTTGGTGGATGAGTCCAATACACTGAAAGGTCTCATTACAATTAAAGATATCGAAAAAGCAATTCAGTTCCCTAATGCAGCCAAGGATGCTCAAGGTCGTCTCCTGGTTGGTGCGGCAATTGGTATCTCCAAAGATACTTTTGAACGCGCTGATGCATTGGTACAAGCTGGTGTAGACTTAATTACTGTAGACTCTGCACATGGACATCACATCAACATTATCGAAGCTGTTCGTCAATTGCGCGAGCGTTTCCCGAACTTGACTATTATTGCAGGTAATGTAGCTACTGGTGAAGCTACTCGCGATCTAATCGAGGCGGGTGCATCGGTTGTCAAAGTGGGTATCGGTCCAGGTTCCATTTGTACAACACGCGTTATTGCTGGTATCGGTGTACCTCAAGTAACTGCTGTTTACGATTGTGCAACTGTTGCACGCGAGTATGGAGTTCCAATCATCGCAGACGGCGGGATCAAATATTCAGGTGAGATTACAAAGGCACTGGCTGCAGGCGCACATGCAGTTATGTTGGGAAGCCTGTTTGCTGGAACTGCTGAAAGCCCGGGAGAAACTGAAATCTTCCAAGGACGTAGCTACAAAGTTTACCGCGGTATGGGTTCAATGGCTGCAATGAAACAAGGAAGTAAAGATCGTTACTTCCAGGATGATGACAAAAAACTCGTTCCGGAAGGCATTGAAGGACGTGTAGCTTATAAAGGTCCATTGTCCGATACCATTCATCAGTTGATTGGTGGTCTTCGTTCGGGTATGGGTTATTGCGGAACAAGCAACCTTGAACAGCTCCGCAATGATACAGGCTTTATCCGTATTACAGGTGCGGGACTTCGTGAAAGTCATCCGCATGATGTTCAAATTACAAAAGAAGCACCTAACTACTCGTTGTAA
- a CDS encoding D-alanyl-D-alanine carboxypeptidase family protein, which yields MKAKQMNKKKRQMLKKSVASVMLVNMLCMSAVMPVMAAANDSGQVLTAAATTTKTEKAVQVPSVDSLGLEVRSAVLMEASTGQILLNVNADKAMPPASMTKMMTEYIVAEQVKQGKFGWDDVVTVKRNAAESIGSRIFLAEGDQHTVKELYIAMAVGSANDATVALAEYVAGSEEAFVKMMNDEAKRMGMKDTFFINSTGLDRADMPKDFQPAEDKETVMSALDAAILCRYIIQDHPDYTDFTTIQSYKFRPNDKAPIINYNWMLEANKDITNFKSYAYEGLDGMKTGHTTNAGNNFTGTAERDGMRLISVVMGTDSEPARFRETKKVLDYGYNNFEVKQAVAGKTKVTGWEAVPLKKGKETNVPVVTDNAVSFVVPKGTQNLDVTFKANVTEADKLVAPIKAGTKVGTVTYTYKADGIEPQEKTVNLITAEEAEKGGWFRLFFRAVKDFFVDLFDGIKNLF from the coding sequence TTGAAAGCTAAACAAATGAACAAAAAGAAACGCCAAATGCTCAAAAAAAGCGTAGCCTCGGTTATGCTGGTCAATATGCTCTGCATGTCTGCAGTAATGCCGGTGATGGCTGCTGCGAATGATTCGGGTCAGGTACTGACTGCTGCTGCGACAACAACGAAGACCGAGAAAGCCGTGCAGGTTCCTTCCGTAGACTCACTTGGACTTGAAGTTAGATCTGCCGTACTCATGGAGGCTTCGACAGGCCAGATTCTGCTTAATGTGAATGCGGACAAAGCCATGCCGCCTGCCAGCATGACGAAGATGATGACCGAGTACATTGTGGCTGAGCAGGTCAAGCAAGGGAAGTTTGGATGGGATGATGTAGTTACGGTTAAAAGAAATGCAGCGGAGAGCATAGGCTCACGTATTTTCCTGGCTGAGGGCGATCAACATACGGTCAAAGAGCTGTATATTGCTATGGCCGTTGGATCTGCTAATGACGCAACAGTGGCATTGGCAGAATATGTTGCCGGTTCCGAAGAAGCTTTTGTGAAAATGATGAATGATGAAGCAAAGCGAATGGGCATGAAGGATACGTTCTTTATTAACTCCACAGGTCTTGACCGTGCGGATATGCCTAAGGACTTCCAACCAGCCGAAGACAAAGAGACAGTTATGTCTGCATTGGATGCAGCAATTCTGTGCAGATATATCATTCAGGATCACCCTGACTACACAGACTTTACAACAATTCAATCTTATAAATTCCGTCCCAATGACAAAGCTCCAATTATCAACTACAACTGGATGTTGGAAGCGAATAAAGATATAACCAATTTCAAAAGCTACGCCTATGAAGGCCTGGATGGAATGAAAACGGGCCATACCACAAATGCAGGGAATAACTTCACAGGAACGGCTGAACGTGATGGTATGCGCCTGATCAGTGTCGTTATGGGTACCGATTCCGAGCCTGCACGCTTCAGAGAGACGAAAAAAGTACTGGATTATGGTTATAACAACTTCGAAGTGAAGCAAGCTGTCGCTGGCAAAACCAAAGTAACTGGCTGGGAAGCTGTTCCGCTGAAAAAAGGTAAAGAAACGAATGTGCCCGTAGTGACTGACAATGCAGTTAGCTTTGTTGTTCCCAAAGGCACTCAAAACCTGGATGTTACCTTTAAGGCAAACGTAACGGAAGCAGACAAGCTGGTTGCTCCAATTAAAGCAGGTACGAAAGTCGGAACGGTGACCTACACCTATAAGGCTGACGGTATTGAACCACAGGAAAAAACAGTGAACCTGATCACCGCAGAAGAGGCTGAAAAAGGCGGCTGGTTCCGTTTGTTCTTCCGTGCGGTAAAGGACTTCTTCGTTGATCTGTTTGACGGTATCAAAAACCTGTTCTAA
- the pdxT gene encoding pyridoxal 5'-phosphate synthase glutaminase subunit PdxT — MKIGVLALQGAVTEHIRSVERAGAEGLAVKQVEQLDELDGLILPGGESTTIGKLMRKYGFMQPIRDFAAKGKPVFGTCAGLIVMAERISGQEEAHLELMDMTVSRNAFGRQRESFETDLPVKGIDETVRAVFIRAPLIESVGEQVEVLSTYKGEIVTARQGNLLACSYHPELTDDYRLHSYFVDMAQSYKQSLQNQ, encoded by the coding sequence ATGAAGATAGGTGTATTAGCACTTCAAGGTGCGGTTACAGAGCATATTCGCAGTGTTGAGCGAGCTGGTGCAGAGGGACTGGCTGTGAAACAGGTTGAGCAGTTGGATGAACTGGATGGTCTGATCCTTCCTGGCGGTGAAAGCACCACTATTGGTAAATTGATGCGTAAATATGGTTTCATGCAGCCTATTCGTGACTTTGCTGCCAAGGGTAAACCGGTATTCGGCACCTGTGCAGGCCTGATCGTAATGGCTGAGCGTATTTCAGGACAGGAAGAAGCCCATTTGGAATTGATGGATATGACTGTCTCCAGAAATGCATTCGGGCGGCAGCGGGAAAGCTTTGAAACAGACCTGCCTGTCAAAGGAATTGATGAAACGGTAAGAGCAGTGTTTATTCGTGCACCTTTAATTGAGAGTGTTGGGGAACAGGTTGAGGTTCTCTCTACGTATAAGGGTGAGATCGTTACCGCGCGCCAAGGAAACTTGCTGGCCTGCTCATATCATCCTGAATTGACCGATGACTACCGTTTGCATTCTTATTTTGTAGATATGGCCCAATCATACAAGCAGTCGCTACAGAACCAATAG
- the serS gene encoding serine--tRNA ligase, producing the protein MLDVKILRNEYARVEEALTNRGKSLDLIAGFSEMDAKRRELLQESETLKNRRNTVSGEVAKLKKNRENADDLIVEMREVSDRIKAMDEEVRELEAKINDLTMAIPNIPNESVPVGASEDDNVEIRRWSEPKSFGFTPKAHWEIAQDLDILDFEAAAKVTGSRFTFYKGLGARLERALINFMMDLHSDQHGYEEILPPYIVNRDSLFGTGQLPKFEEDLFKLKDTEYYLIPTAEVPVTNYHREEILNAEDLPKHFVAYSSCFRSEAGSAGRDTRGLIRQHQFNKVELLKLSSPETSYEELEKMTQNAERVLQLLELPYRVLALCTADMGFTSAKTYDLEVWLPESNTYREISSCSNCEDFQARRANIRFRREPKAKPEFVHTLNGSGLAVGRTVAAILENYQQEDGTVVIPEALRPYMGGISVISRRS; encoded by the coding sequence ATGCTTGATGTAAAGATATTGCGGAATGAATACGCCCGTGTAGAAGAAGCGTTAACGAACCGTGGCAAGTCACTCGATCTCATTGCTGGATTTTCCGAGATGGACGCAAAGCGCCGGGAACTACTGCAAGAGAGCGAGACGTTGAAGAACCGCCGGAATACAGTATCCGGTGAAGTTGCCAAGCTGAAAAAGAATCGCGAGAACGCGGATGATTTGATTGTTGAGATGCGTGAAGTTTCTGATCGCATCAAGGCGATGGATGAAGAGGTCCGGGAACTGGAAGCGAAGATCAATGATCTGACGATGGCCATCCCTAACATTCCAAATGAGAGTGTACCTGTGGGTGCCTCTGAGGATGATAATGTAGAGATTCGCCGCTGGTCTGAACCGAAGTCGTTCGGTTTTACTCCAAAAGCACATTGGGAGATTGCGCAGGATCTGGATATCCTTGATTTTGAGGCTGCTGCCAAAGTAACAGGTTCCCGTTTTACGTTCTACAAAGGACTTGGCGCGCGTCTTGAGCGAGCTTTGATTAACTTCATGATGGATCTGCACAGTGATCAGCATGGATATGAGGAGATTTTGCCTCCATATATCGTCAATCGCGACAGCCTCTTCGGAACAGGCCAATTGCCGAAGTTCGAAGAAGATCTGTTCAAGCTTAAGGATACGGAGTATTATCTGATCCCTACCGCAGAAGTTCCAGTAACGAACTATCATCGCGAAGAGATTTTGAATGCGGAGGATCTGCCGAAGCATTTTGTGGCATACAGCTCATGTTTCCGATCTGAAGCCGGCTCTGCTGGACGGGATACACGTGGATTAATCCGTCAGCATCAGTTCAATAAGGTTGAGTTGTTGAAATTGTCTTCTCCAGAAACGTCTTACGAGGAATTGGAGAAAATGACGCAAAATGCAGAACGTGTGCTTCAACTGCTGGAATTGCCATACCGTGTTTTGGCGCTGTGTACAGCGGATATGGGTTTCACTTCCGCGAAAACCTATGATCTTGAGGTATGGTTGCCAGAAAGCAATACATATCGTGAAATCTCTTCCTGCTCGAACTGTGAAGACTTCCAGGCGCGCCGTGCCAACATTCGTTTCCGTAGAGAGCCGAAGGCTAAGCCTGAGTTCGTCCACACACTGAACGGATCCGGACTGGCTGTTGGACGTACAGTGGCAGCTATTCTGGAGAACTATCAGCAAGAAGATGGGACTGTAGTTATTCCTGAAGCATTGCGTCCGTACATGGGTGGAATCAGTGTAATTTCACGTCGTTCCTAA
- a CDS encoding small acid-soluble spore protein P, with protein sequence MSKPKAIPVPEVQAAEQHRRPEKHSSGQEPLSGSKKVKNQNHVDHNNPQG encoded by the coding sequence ATGAGCAAACCAAAAGCGATACCTGTACCGGAGGTTCAAGCTGCTGAGCAGCATCGCCGTCCGGAAAAGCATTCATCTGGACAAGAACCGTTGTCGGGGTCCAAAAAAGTAAAAAATCAAAATCATGTGGATCATAACAACCCACAAGGGTAA